The following proteins are co-located in the Deltaproteobacteria bacterium genome:
- a CDS encoding P-II family nitrogen regulator: MKKVEAIIKPFKLDEVKEALNEIGIQGITVSEVKGFGRQKGHTELYRGAEYVVDFLPKIKIEIVVKEELVSRVVETIVEAAKTGRIGDGKVFVVSVDEAVRIRTGERGDDAV; encoded by the coding sequence ATGAAGAAGGTCGAGGCCATAATAAAACCTTTCAAACTCGATGAAGTCAAGGAGGCCCTCAACGAAATAGGCATTCAGGGCATCACCGTCTCCGAGGTAAAGGGCTTCGGACGCCAGAAGGGCCACACCGAGCTCTACAGGGGCGCCGAGTACGTCGTCGACTTCCTCCCCAAGATAAAGATCGAGATAGTAGTAAAGGAAGAGCTCGTCTCCAGGGTCGTGGAGACCATCGTCGAGGCCGCCAAGACCGGCCGCATAGGCGACGGCAAGGTCTTTGTCGTCTCCGTCGACGAGGCCGTGAGGATACGCACCGGCGAGCGGGGCGACGACGCCGTCTGA
- a CDS encoding c-type cytochrome codes for MRWGRGKRGPVALLQEVFPGVIKLRRCTMRWKALFVVCGLAVLSLWAVPRAGAGVSLDRGKKVYRSLCVNCHGWKGEGDGPGARIRGIRAGDLSNRAYMSLLSDQELYDRIAYGQEMFPFIQMPGWKERLSPDEIRDVVAYIRLLEKDKGPLEGPTPQERERRYREDPLEKGHLLYMKYCSNCHGEKGDGRGWAAEKLEHRPADFTDHSVMDGLNRWDIINYIKGRAAPEGERYMPEFGALDEEMIDSIVNYVEAIRRGETGARSTGGDGPEADEEDTGLDWLPDWLD; via the coding sequence ATGCGATGGGGCAGGGGGAAACGCGGGCCCGTGGCCCTTCTGCAGGAAGTTTTCCCCGGAGTAATCAAGCTGAGGAGGTGCACCATGAGATGGAAGGCGCTCTTTGTGGTTTGCGGCCTTGCGGTACTGTCGCTCTGGGCGGTCCCCCGCGCCGGTGCAGGGGTCTCGCTGGACAGGGGCAAGAAGGTCTACAGGTCGTTGTGCGTCAACTGCCACGGCTGGAAGGGCGAGGGAGACGGCCCGGGGGCGAGGATCCGCGGGATCAGGGCCGGCGACCTCTCCAACAGGGCGTACATGTCGCTGCTGAGCGACCAGGAGCTCTACGACCGCATAGCCTACGGCCAGGAGATGTTCCCCTTCATACAGATGCCCGGCTGGAAGGAGAGGCTCTCTCCCGACGAGATAAGGGACGTGGTGGCCTACATCCGCCTTCTTGAGAAGGACAAGGGCCCCCTCGAGGGCCCCACCCCCCAGGAGCGCGAGAGACGCTACAGGGAGGACCCCCTCGAAAAGGGACATCTCCTCTACATGAAGTACTGCTCCAACTGTCACGGCGAAAAGGGCGACGGCCGCGGGTGGGCGGCCGAAAAGCTCGAGCACCGTCCCGCTGACTTCACCGATCACTCGGTGATGGACGGGCTCAACCGCTGGGACATCATAAACTACATAAAGGGGAGGGCCGCCCCCGAGGGCGAGCGCTACATGCCCGAGTTCGGCGCCCTCGACGAGGAGATGATAGACTCCATAGTCAACTACGTGGAGGCCATAAGGCGCGGAGAGACCGGCGCCCGCTCCACAGGCGGCGACGGTCCCGAGGCCGATGAAGAGGACACCGGACTCGACTGGCTCCCCGACTGGCTCGACTGA
- the glnA gene encoding type I glutamate--ammonia ligase, whose translation MSPKNVLKVAQEKNARMVDFKFLDFIGLWQHFSIPTNELTEDVFEEGLGFDGSSIRGWQPIHASDMLVMPDPSTAVMDPFTEVPTLSLICNIVDPITKEPYSRDPRAIAQKAEAYLKSTGIGDTFYVGPEPEFFVLDDIRFSTGPDHGFYFLDSVEGVWNSGRDECPNLGYKPRHKEGYFPVPPTDSQQDIRTEMCLVMEEVGIHVEKQHHEVATAGQAEIDMRFDSLLRMGDKLMWYKYIVKNVAKRWNRTATFMPKPVFGDNGTGMHTHQSIWKDGKPTFAGDKYGGLSETAMYYIGGILKHARALNAFCNPSTNSYKRLVPGFEAPINLAYSSRNRSAAIRIPMYSPSPKAKRIEVRFPDPSCNGYLAFSAMLMAGLDGIQNKIDPGDPLDKDIYGLSPEELANVPSAAGSLEEALDALKNDHEFLLKGDVFTQDVIDTWIEYKTEREINPVKLRPTPHEFALYFDC comes from the coding sequence ATGTCACCAAAGAACGTGTTGAAGGTAGCCCAGGAGAAGAACGCCAGGATGGTCGACTTCAAGTTCCTCGATTTCATCGGCTTGTGGCAGCATTTCTCCATACCGACAAACGAGCTCACCGAGGACGTATTCGAGGAGGGGCTCGGCTTCGACGGCTCCAGCATCCGCGGCTGGCAGCCCATCCACGCAAGCGACATGCTCGTCATGCCCGATCCGTCGACGGCCGTCATGGACCCCTTCACCGAGGTGCCCACACTGAGCCTCATCTGCAACATCGTCGATCCCATCACCAAGGAGCCCTACTCCAGGGACCCGAGGGCCATAGCCCAGAAGGCCGAAGCCTACCTCAAGAGCACGGGCATAGGCGACACCTTCTACGTGGGACCGGAGCCCGAGTTCTTCGTCCTCGACGACATCCGCTTCTCCACGGGCCCGGACCACGGCTTCTACTTCCTCGACAGCGTGGAGGGCGTATGGAACTCGGGGCGCGACGAATGTCCCAACCTCGGCTACAAGCCCCGCCACAAGGAGGGCTATTTCCCCGTGCCCCCCACCGACAGCCAGCAGGACATCCGCACCGAGATGTGCCTGGTCATGGAAGAGGTGGGCATACACGTGGAAAAACAGCACCACGAGGTCGCAACGGCGGGCCAGGCCGAGATAGACATGCGCTTTGACAGCCTGCTCAGGATGGGCGACAAGCTCATGTGGTACAAGTACATCGTCAAGAACGTGGCCAAGCGGTGGAACAGGACGGCCACCTTCATGCCCAAACCCGTCTTCGGCGACAACGGCACGGGCATGCATACCCACCAGTCCATATGGAAGGACGGCAAGCCCACCTTCGCCGGCGACAAGTACGGCGGACTGAGCGAGACGGCCATGTACTACATAGGCGGCATCCTCAAGCACGCCAGGGCGCTCAACGCCTTCTGCAACCCCTCGACCAACTCCTACAAGAGACTCGTGCCGGGCTTCGAGGCGCCCATAAACCTCGCCTACTCGTCGCGCAACCGCTCGGCCGCCATACGCATACCCATGTACTCGCCGTCGCCCAAGGCCAAGAGGATCGAGGTGCGCTTCCCCGACCCCTCGTGCAACGGCTACCTCGCTTTCTCTGCCATGCTCATGGCCGGCCTCGACGGCATCCAGAACAAGATCGACCCCGGCGACCCGCTCGACAAGGACATCTACGGCCTGAGCCCCGAAGAGCTGGCCAACGTCCCCTCGGCGGCGGGCTCCCTGGAAGAGGCCCTCGACGCCCTCAAAAACGACCACGAGTTCCTCCTCAAAGGCGACGTCTTCACCCAGGACGTCATCGACACGTGGATCGAGTACAAAACCGAACGGGAGATAAACCCCGTAAAGCTCAGGCCGACACCTCACGAGTTCGCCCTGTACTTCGACTGCTGA